The Megalobrama amblycephala isolate DHTTF-2021 linkage group LG18, ASM1881202v1, whole genome shotgun sequence genome segment TGATTATACCTGAATTATCagtgactgtttttatgttttgtgatagttattattatattcttgtttgtcctgagcagttaaactgcccactgttcttcagaaaaatgctaaaaacaaaatgacaatttaTGATTCCTCTTTTTTAAGTTATTAACATtgtgcagattctgcaagggatATATAAACTTATGACCACAACTGTAGCTGACTTTTGCTCTTACGTGAGATACATCAAAACACCTGGCCGGTGAGACAGAACATCTAGACACAGgagcttcttcttcttcttcttcatattgaagggtcgttccaaaccgaagtgctcaaaactgaccacttcaaagggcccttcagaatgaaggatttcgaactgatggacactttgggcccccatgattctttgcacagggaagttgtttagCATCACACAATGGGTACAGGAAGCTGGGAGtttgattttacctataaatgtatatgtagtatttttctatactgtaatatttatagttaaatatttaatatagttagatttggtacattataaTGATCAAAATGGCATTGTACttcaataaaaaatactttacagctccctttatcagtctattcaaatgtttaaaatacatagacacaatatacattatatttaatgtaaaagaCCAGCAGTAGCTTATaatgttactacagtaaatgAACATGTATTGCATATTAATACAAAGAGTACACAGTGGGAAAAAGAAGAAGgcgcctccttgattgtctcatTAAGATGACACAGAAGtgttttccaaaaaaatagtttttttgacccctacacccttcatcccttcgaaacCATGACTTTCTGCTGACAGTCAATATACAGTTTCTTCTACTGATGGCAACACAAATTCTAGCCGTTTAAATTAAATGACTGAATATGACAAATTATGCCATCTAAAATTAAATATGTGGTACTGCTAATGTTCAATTCATTAACTTCATATAGAAACACAGAGATTTATTCTGATGATGAAACTACACAATCTGCTTCAAGAGATGAATCAATGCAATCACATAATTCATTAAGTTGTTTAGCAAGATTTCGTGTTTATCTTATCATTGACCAAAATCCATGTAAAGTAAAAGTTAGTTCATCTCTTTACACTTGATAGCAGCTGTAAAACCACTATTCTTCTCTGCAGCATTGCCACATGCATTTCATCTTCTCTTTACATATATTACTACACACTTGATAcatgttaaaatgtttaatgcCTTGATTTCAGATAAATTCATTCATTGAATAAGTCACATAggttttgttcctttttatttctcaaagtctaaaaaaatgtaagaaaGTCAATGTAATTCAATGCAAGAAAGTCTCTTCAAACATGTTCTCAACCTCTAAACagcttgacaaaaaaaatgtgataatgCTTTTTCATGAAATGGATGATTTCATGGAGAAATTAATGtgattttcttcaaaataaaaaaaaaatcccctcaTAATCTGTAGCATTTACAGCAACACACAAGTTTTCTGAACTGTTACTTTGGCATTTATCAAACTTCATTACTAATtttagcaaatgagaatcattcTGTTGAAATTCCAGCTTTTGCCAAATCTGAAGCTTATTTACTAGAAATTGATAGATCTGAAAGTTAACTTTGCTCACTTTGGACAACACTTTTTCTTATGAGTCCGTAGATTAGATGATTGgctgaaactcttcccacatgaAGAGCACTGGTgcggtttctctccagtatgaactctttCATGACCTTTCAGATGTCCTAACCGAGCAAAACACTTTCCACAGTGTGAGCACTTGTACGGTTTTACTCCAGTATGAACTATCTCATGACCTTTCAGGTGTCCTGACCGAGCGAAACTCTTCCCACAGTCAATGCACACATGAGTTTTCATACCAGTATGAATACGCTCATGCTGTTTTAAAGTCTCCAATattgaaaaactctttccacaatcAGAACACACGTGAGGCTTCACACCTGCATGACTTTTCATGTGTCTTTTCAGGGTTGCTTCCAAAATAAATTTCTTGTCACACTGATCACAGCCAAATGATCGTTCTCCTGAGTGAAACAGCAGATGGATTTGGAGACTTTTTGCCCAtgtgaagctctttccacactgatggcATGTGAAGGGTTTCTCTTCattgtggatcctcatgtgtttCTTTAAGCCTGATTTAGATGCGAgtctctttccacactgagagcaggtgTAAGAACAATTCTCTCCTCTCTGTTGAGGTTTCTGAAACTGATGGagtttctcctccacttcactttGTTCCATCAGGTCTAAAACAAACATATTACGTTAGACAATTCAAGACTGagataaaagtaatccatagtTTAATAACAGAAAGCAACCATGCTCaggtattttatttttcaagtcCTAAAAGTACTTTGTCATTATAATAGGTCATCAAATCTTGGCAACTACCTTAAATCCGCAGATGCATTTTCCCTAACTCAACTTAAAATAAGAAACTATAACATATGAGAACACAAGAAATACATCTATAATACAACATCTGTGTGACCAGAAATGTATTTTCTCAAACTTATCTTGTATTTTTATATCTGTTCCTAtagttaatgttattttacagcTCCTATAATTTTGTAAATGAGGGTTTGTAGTCTTAATGTTCAGGAGTAATTAAGGAAGAATCAAGAATAGacaccaacctgtttgttcctctgtatcttcatcttttattctgcaaggTTCTTCTTTAAACTCCATTTTTACAATAGTATGTCAGTAGTTTCTCCTTGAGTAATTTCTCCTTCTTGCTTCTTCTCCTGTGGGAAGATGGGAATATTCCCCAGCATTAAAACTCTCATGAACGGCTGTGAGAGCAGCTTCACTGACTGAAGGTGTGAATTGTGGTCGCTGTTGCTCATTTAGCAGATGATCATCACACTTACAATCACTCTGAATTATTCAGGTGTTTTTCTCAGTCATTTAGAAACAATTCCCTCATTACTGAATTTACACAAATGACCCAATTCTAAAGTTcacattgattcttaatact includes the following:
- the LOC125252451 gene encoding gastrula zinc finger protein XlCGF7.1-like, whose translation is MEFKEEPCRIKDEDTEEQTDLMEQSEVEEKLHQFQKPQQRGENCSYTCSQCGKRLASKSGLKKHMRIHNEEKPFTCHQCGKSFTWAKSLQIHLLFHSGERSFGCDQCDKKFILEATLKRHMKSHAGVKPHVCSDCGKSFSILETLKQHERIHTGMKTHVCIDCGKSFARSGHLKGHEIVHTGVKPYKCSHCGKCFARLGHLKGHERVHTGEKPHQCSSCGKSFSQSSNLRTHKKKCCPK